The window ccaaaaaaaacccagcttcTTTGAATGCGTCGTCATAATCATAAACGTTCCTGCTTGACGTGTAAGGTGTTGTGACAGGCGAGAAAAACAGTTTGCGCATCACATTGATGGCGTGGATGGTGTGTGCGTGTTAGCAACtggcgtgcatgcgtgtgtgtgtgattaatgtgtttgtgtatgtgggGCAGAACCATCCCAAAGGTTGCGCTCACAGGCAAGTCCCTGTGACAATTGCAGTTTGAGCTCAAACACGCACACAAGTCCGCTTACATTAAATCCCGACAACATTAACAGCAGCCTGTGGCCGGCGCTTCAAGCTACGCTATAAAAGTGAACAGCCTCCCTTCATTTTTAGCAGCACTTACACATTCTTCTGATGGACTCGCTTTgggtatgtatgtgtatgcatgtTGAACCGTCCCGCTTTCTTACAACTCCTCCAACAATATGACACCTTGCATAaacatattacaaaaaaactcatcaaatgcccaaccctaatttCACTGACCGTAGTcacagtatttcaagaaaaaaatcctatttttagtatcaacttccaaatatattatgttttagttctcataatattacaacttctaaaaaaacaacatattttttctttaatatttcaaatatatgctattaaaattacatgatttttccctcgtaatattacgagtttatgctCATAGAATTGCGACCTTTTCAatgtttttcccataatattttgacttcattcttgtaacattatactcattttttttaaacattactcattttcccaaaattacaactttattggttcttttgttttttttctcatatggCTATAAAGAAGTAAGGTCTTTGttcttcaactttatgctactaaaatgatgttattttccctcataatattacgacgtctcataaaattactactttttctcattatacaaatattttgagttaatattttgattttattcttgtaaaatgactgctgatttttaactGCTTTTTTAGTGTGTCCTCGTTGAATTCTATTTTGAGAATGTGCCGCGGGAGATGACCacccagtcaggagatcgggaagacctgggttcgaatctccgttgggcatctctgtgtggagtttgcatgttctccccgtgcgtgcgtgggttttctccgggttctccggtttcctcccacattccaaaaacatgcatgtcaggttgattggcgactctaaattgagtgagtgtgaatgattgtttgtctatatgtgccctgcgattggctttcgaccagtccagggtgtaccccgcctcatgCCTCccgcctgggataggctccagaatggcccccgtgaccctaatgaggataagcggcatagaaaacgaatggATGGAATATATAAAAAACCAGCCGCGGGCTGCCAATGGACCCTGCTTTAAACCCATGAGGCTCATGCattaagtcacactttttgcCGTTAGGAGAAAAAATGGTCCCTCTCATATAAAGATGAGTTTGTGATGCAGTTAGGCACACTAATTGAATTATACAGAGCAAAACGAACTCTTTTTGTTACGGAATACTTTCTAATAGGCAtctgccttggagactatgtgtctgtaagtaatgtacAAATATAATAGCATGATatctgtgtggattgagaaatgtggcagtgttgtttaattaagacacttattatgtctagcttggagttTGTAGCTGCTGCTTCAGCCACTGACTAAttaaatacacacgtatgattttttttgtctattttcatgcatttgcaaatacaaaaatcaagttttggtgttaaaatacggctGTTTGATATGTTTCTACACACCAAGATGCGTCCGGGGGTCGTGTCCCGTATGAAAATTATCTTCTTGCAGAACAACAACAGGAATTTGTGTACAGTACCGTACCCTGAAAAGCAGGCGTGACGCGACACTTTGTGCCAGGCGGAGGGGAGTCCAAAGGTGGCAATAGAGAGCGGTGTCCACCATGCCAGGATCCACAGCGCATGAACTTACTGGAAAACCTCCACGTTGCAGCTTCTGGTGGAGGTGGGAGCTAAATAAGAGCTGCGCCAGCTTACTGTGACAATAAGCTCCGTGGGCTGAATAGCACCGGCTGAGGGATAAGAACATTGTCACACATTTATATTGGCCTTACATTGAACTGCGTTACACAtgcttacagtatgtgtgagaGCCTACTTGCTATTCAAGTCGTCCAGTCGGATCTCGCCGACGCAGTGCGCCGAGGAGGAAACGTTGACCACACGGGAGAAGTTACCAGATTTGCCGCTGCTTTTCAGCGTGTCCAGGAGCAGCCAGGTTAACAAGAAGTGGCCCAGATAGTTCACACTAAAGTGCACCTCAAATCCATCCTGGGTGCGACCCTCGGGAACTAGCATGACACCcgctgcacacacaaaacacacacaaacgtgtGATGCACACATGTAATCATGGATTCAATCACTCAGGGGCTCTAATAAAGGGTTGGCGTTCTTGTAATTGTAGTTGGATGATTCAGAATCTAATGAAAAGAGGTGCGTGATCTAGTCATAGCGTTACTCAAACCAGCACAGGCAAATGAAGGTGATATACCAAACAGTCCACCTTTACGAGGATTGGTGTAAGTGCTTGTTGTTCTTGTCAGTGTCAACGGTCCCTTTTGTTACAAATAAATACcatcttcatccatccatcttctccgCTGCTCATCCACCTCagagtcgcaggggtatgctggagcctatcccagctgacttcgggcgagaagtggggtacgccctggactggtcgccagccaatcgcagggcacatatacacaaacaaccattcacactcacattcatacctatggacaatttagagtcgccaatcaacctaacatgcatgcttttggatgtgggaggaaaccggagtacccggagaaaacccacgaacacacggggagaacatgcaaactccacacaaagatttgaacccagatcttcccgatctcctgactgtgtggccaacatgcttaatcactaggccaccatgcgacAAATCAATAGACTAAAAATGAAATGCGTTACAATAATTTTCTGGgagtaaaatataataataataataataataataataataataataataataaaataataataatgttatataatataatatatgttatataataATGGTCTATGCttaataatgtataatatagtaaataattatataataatattttaataatatttcttgaaataaattgtacattttcttctcataatattatgacgttactcgcataatattttgactttattctcaaaatatttttccccgacccaatttaaaaaaaaagatctaaaaaATAAAGCGAAATGCATGATGTCCATAGTATTTTCTGccatgtaaaataaatatccaaaaaataatacagtactCCCTCGCCATGTCGCAATTCGAATTTggcggtttcactctatcacggtttttcaaaaaaaattaccgctattttgtggttgactacagtctattattagtccaaaaatatgcatatttaagcaaattttactcatttttggcctaaaataagcattttcaagcataaaaatggccaaattaactaaaatgcaaatataaggcattcagaagacgcattaaaaatatgtagtaatctactctggtcactaggtgtcagtaatgttacatcgatGTCACAATAGCCATCGCAGGaggtacgctgtccagaaaaaaacgaCAAGGAAGTCACGTGTATAAAgtatattccatttaaaaataaggaatcctactttgcagaaactgACTTATCatgatcgggtctggaaccagttaactgcgacAAAAAAGAGGGAgtactgtaaataataataataataattatatggcAACACCATAGCTGGGACTTTTACTTCTTCAGGTAATTCTTGTAGCAATTtgtagaacaaaaaaaacccaacccagCTTTGAATGCATCATCATGATCATAAATGTTCCTGCTTGACATGTTCGCTTCATTAAGTGCAGAATTGTTCATGCGGCTCTAAAACGCCTGTATTCAATCTCAATCAAGTTTACAGATATAcccaatgaagtgtccagtgtgtGTACATCATCTTCATCAACACTCACCATTATTGACCAGAATATTGAGTGGTAAATCACGGTCCTTGAAGCTTTGGACGAACTGACGGACAGACTGCAGAGAGGCTAGGTCCAGTTTGTGGAACTCCACTAGAGaagacacacacaataaagacaAAGTCAGTATATGACTGCGTTTCTGTTTCGGCAGGAAGACATCAAAGTGTTTTAATCAGCTCTTAAATTGGCCTCTCTGGCGTCTTGCTCGACAACACCGGCAGTTGTTGCGTGGGGACTTTACACCAAGCCAAAGACCTTGTTCTGAGCGCCGGCATAGCGCGATATACTATCATATCCAGGGATGTAGCACATAATTCCCATGCAAccctattttttcttttctgggGGACATGATGCTGTGCCGCTCAGAACAGGTGTCCCGCAATGAGAAaagaaatacttaaaaaaaacatataattgtaaataactacataaaatgtaacgtacatgcacatgcattttggaaatatattattttaatcaAACAATAATATAGTAAGAAGAATATAGTaaaacagtttttgcatgttcatGTTGTGTTTCAGTGAGCGGCGACCCATCCGACTGTGttcaacggtccttgaatgcacactgcacacagatagactactttggtgtattttgtctgtttttctttcacctcatatttggtcccacaTGCTGATCTAtgcgggaatgcataaaggtaatgACTTTATTGCGTGCTAACGTGGATATTTGTTTGGTGcccaacctcaagttaattcaagcTAGTACACGCCGAACAAGAGCCGGTCTGTGAGTCCAAAAAGGGTAGGGGACAACTGATTTAAAGCACTGTGTACGAATGAGTAGGCTGTGaaccatttgtattttttcaagaTGGGTGTATGTACCATATATTCCGGTGTGTGTGATGCACCCATgtgtaagctgcacccactacattcagaggaaaaaacacatttgttcatatataagctgcaccggtgtataagccgcatgtgtccatgtcataaattGACATACTGTGGCGCGTACGAGTCCGTgaaggaccaggcagctctttatttgacaggagccaatcaggaactatgaaaaaactcattgGAAATTGGAAGAggtcaacataacagtctgactgacggtatcatcttacaaacaacacaaaacatcatcacacagcaacttaacactcacaaggtacctaggaaatatacatttcaagtaccaatacaagtttaaaataacaaacagcagctattttaacatctaaccataatgcattactgccagaagagcagttcattggaggacaagcaacatagaaaatggtggatggcactacaatgctgcctctgtccaccggAGAGGGCCATAGGAGCCCAGAGCACAAAGCCCAGAGGGGGACCGATGTCATTGCaacgccccaatgaatgcattgctcagatgcaatgctttatgggaaaacttttaaagtattttttttaatctgaaaatcatattggtacatgtttgtatatttgccaATTAGTCCATTTGAGTGTTAAGTAGCTCTGTGATCAATCTAgtgttgttagtaaagtgttcttagtAAAATCACACCGTGACTCAAAGACTGTTTTGTTgcgattatactgtatatactgaccTCTGGTGAGTATATATACAatctcgttgtgagtgcactgacagCTCGTGACTGGCTTCTGCTAAAAAAAGAGCtattgtgttgtcactgactctTAGTCAACCACCCTTAGTGGTTCTGCAGTAAAAGTGATGTCACAACATTACCATATAGCCAcagattagccgcaccgctgtaacAGCCgcagcagggttcaaagtttaagaaaaaagtagtggtttacacaccggaatttacggtagtctGTCTTAATTTGATGAATGGTACCTTATTAGGAACTTTCAAAGCAAAGTTATAATATAGTCATCCCTTGCTATATAGtggttcaaatatcgctccctcactatatcgcgttttcatcaaaaaataataaatgctcgctgtttcatggttgactatggcctattatcagtcgaaaaatattacatatataatgttacatacagtattctggtcacaaggCTTAATGTTGAGACATAgctttagattacattacctttcacactgcatgaagaCTAGCTATGGAGCCAGCAGAggcgagccgacatgccatggctgagatcgagtggacaaaaaggttctcctctcgttctgtgtggaagtggtaagtttttggtttctttgtccttcccctctctatttgaaacattttctgaagtttacaataaataaattggggaggctaactcgttagcttggtagcttgctatgctaatgGTACTGTTTTTTGTCCCTGCGGTGATCCtgcagcctgtgcaatgtgatgtaaacaaagaataatagagtgtaaaagtgactactggGTGTTATTTCTActgggttctaataatgttaaaacttaaaatttagaaagttaaaaacaggttttctatgctgtaactccaaaaatattcagtttattaatactgaatcctacctTGCGGAAAGTCACTTAGCACggttgggcctggaaccaataaaccgtgataaacgagggattactgtagtgcattttcagtctaatagcttctcatagaaggccttcttgacatactcacatagcacaatcagagttgcgcaacacttgGGTGACACCCAATAGATGcgttgttctcactcacacaagcttggATTTCAGTTTGCAGAGGGGGCGTGGTAACTGCTATATAGACTgcgtactttcattctgggcttgTCCTCGATCTTCTTCATTGATTAAGATAAAGAGTCCAGCGCAGTAACCAAATATAatactcttatttttttaaaacaatttgaaaaccgtttaaattgtgtgatcactgACTCCTTCTCCGACAGCAACGTGGTCCAAACAACCAGGAAAAAAGGCTAAAGAAAAGAAACTGCCtttccaatattgatattttaattaGCATTTATGACATACATTTTAATTAGTAGTCGTACTATGAAACCACACAGGTGAGAGAAGAAGCGACCACAAGCTGGTATCATTAGTGTGAAATTGACTTGCAATAATGACAATCCTGCTTAGCTGTTCTGAAACTGCCATGGGATCTTTTCACCTTGTTGCCTCGCCAACATGCTTCTTAGAAGATCCATTTGGGGAAGTTGAGTAGCATTTTCCCCCTTTGCCTTTCCACACTCCTTAAATCAAATATCTTTATACATATTTACAAATGCTAATCAAGAATCCCAGGGGCTGTCATTGTTTTCCATCTATGAAAGCTTTCAAGCATTTTTTCCCTTGATCTGCTTGTGCAAGTCACAAATAAAGCGCATGCTTTGAACTGCTTATCTCCGGTTCATCTTCAGgttgttctgttctgttcttgtgGGGTCACTTTACTAAGAGCTGTGATCTCATCCTcttaagaaataaaatacattaaagtgTTATGCTTTCAAAAATGGCACGTTTGGTAATGGTATGTCTACAACACTGCACTCTTAACATGCAAATTTCTTCCCCAACCCTCAAAAAGCCATACTATCTATGTTGTTGAATATAAATCTCTCGCCCACTTCAAGTGGTAAGGGTTCAAGTGCTCACAACACAGTTATCGTTTACTTTTTCCACGTAAAACAACACCGAAACGCATATTTCCTGTTttagatgtgtgctcgaatgttgacatatttactCTGTCAcatttttcgccactgaaaaacaaTCCCGTCCGAGACTGG is drawn from Dunckerocampus dactyliophorus isolate RoL2022-P2 chromosome 9, RoL_Ddac_1.1, whole genome shotgun sequence and contains these coding sequences:
- the LOC129188142 gene encoding dehydrogenase/reductase SDR family member on chromosome X-like isoform X2, giving the protein MPGQDGKVAIVTGGDRGIGYEVARHMAKLGAHVIIGSRDEQKGLTAVRRIHEDYNEAKVEFHKLDLASLQSVRQFVQSFKDRDLPLNILVNNAGVMLVPEGRTQDGFEVHFSVNYLGHFLLTWLLLDTLKSSGKSGNFSRVVNVSSSAHCVGEIRLDDLNSNRCYSAHGAYCHSKLAQLLFSSHLHQKLQRGGFPVSSCAVDPGMVDTALYCHLWTPLRLAQSVASRLLFRTPAEGAATVLYAALSPALEGDCGGGYWANGRREKTTPPTFDPHMQQVFWEISHRFLAQE
- the LOC129188142 gene encoding dehydrogenase/reductase SDR family member on chromosome X-like isoform X1 gives rise to the protein MFSHIWCRLVPAIKLYLLGFKVLVIQLFSRRFRLPVMPGQDGKVAIVTGGDRGIGYEVARHMAKLGAHVIIGSRDEQKGLTAVRRIHEDYNEAKVEFHKLDLASLQSVRQFVQSFKDRDLPLNILVNNAGVMLVPEGRTQDGFEVHFSVNYLGHFLLTWLLLDTLKSSGKSGNFSRVVNVSSSAHCVGEIRLDDLNSNRCYSAHGAYCHSKLAQLLFSSHLHQKLQRGGFPVSSCAVDPGMVDTALYCHLWTPLRLAQSVASRLLFRTPAEGAATVLYAALSPALEGDCGGGYWANGRREKTTPPTFDPHMQQVFWEISHRFLAQE